The proteins below come from a single Serratia ficaria genomic window:
- a CDS encoding alpha/beta hydrolase: MRMPLSYQSFIAKLVALAITLTPAIPALARPDLAQKVGTTVADTGSPDYRFSDLRFTSADGQRHYRVRIAQPQAAPPPAGYPVIYFLDGNAVLMELNAGLLAGLARQKQPPVLVMIGYDNDLRIDAKARSYDYTPATPSGSEEPKGGGADAFLGLIEDRIKPAVAAQVALDPRRQTLWGHSFGGLFALHALFTRPGAFQSYIAVEPSLWWGQGFILQEAQRFLAQRPALPVRLRLWTGGAERKSGAPAAPPTMRHSALPADATQQLANRLATLRGWRVNYREWPALGHGAMFGAAITPALDSVAKGE; the protein is encoded by the coding sequence ATGCGCATGCCATTGTCTTACCAATCTTTTATCGCCAAGCTTGTCGCGCTTGCCATCACGCTCACGCCCGCCATACCCGCGCTGGCCAGGCCCGATCTCGCGCAAAAAGTCGGCACCACCGTCGCCGACACCGGGTCGCCGGACTATCGCTTCAGCGATCTGCGCTTCACCTCCGCCGACGGACAGCGCCACTACCGGGTGCGTATCGCGCAACCCCAGGCCGCGCCGCCGCCGGCCGGCTATCCGGTGATCTATTTTCTCGATGGCAATGCGGTGCTGATGGAGTTGAATGCCGGCTTGTTGGCCGGGCTGGCCAGGCAAAAACAGCCGCCGGTATTGGTGATGATCGGCTATGACAACGATCTGCGCATCGACGCCAAAGCGCGCAGCTACGATTACACGCCGGCGACGCCGTCAGGCAGCGAAGAGCCCAAAGGCGGAGGGGCGGACGCATTCTTGGGGTTGATAGAAGATCGGATCAAACCCGCAGTTGCCGCGCAGGTGGCGCTAGATCCCCGGCGGCAGACGCTGTGGGGGCACTCGTTTGGCGGGCTCTTCGCTTTGCACGCGCTTTTCACCCGGCCAGGCGCATTTCAGAGCTATATCGCCGTAGAACCCTCGCTGTGGTGGGGACAGGGTTTCATTCTGCAGGAGGCGCAGCGCTTCCTTGCGCAACGCCCGGCGTTGCCCGTCCGTCTGCGGTTATGGACCGGAGGCGCGGAGAGAAAAAGCGGCGCCCCGGCGGCGCCCCCCACCATGCGCCACAGCGCGCTGCCTGCGGATGCAACGCAACAATTGGCTAATCGGCTGGCGACGCTGCGCGGTTGGCGGGTGAACTACCGTGAATGGCCGGCACTGGGGCATGGCGCCATGTTCGGCGCGGCAATAACGCCGGCTCTGGACAGCGTGGCGAAAGGCGAGTGA
- a CDS encoding Hcp family type VI secretion system effector has product MAIDMFLKVEGISGESKDSNHKSWIDVLSFSWGASQPGNMGVGGGGGTGKVRYEDLQVFAFIDKSTPAILKYCSSGKHIAKVDLSICKAGGGQVEYAHIQLEDVLVTSAQFTGVDNGGEVNVVYTFQASKVKLQYWEQASQGNKGAESTAGWDIKQNKEV; this is encoded by the coding sequence ATGGCAATTGATATGTTTTTGAAAGTAGAGGGAATTAGCGGCGAATCGAAAGACTCAAACCACAAGAGCTGGATCGATGTGCTGTCGTTTTCCTGGGGCGCCAGCCAGCCGGGAAATATGGGCGTCGGCGGTGGTGGCGGTACGGGTAAAGTCAGGTATGAAGATTTGCAAGTTTTTGCTTTTATTGATAAATCAACCCCAGCCATTCTCAAGTATTGTTCCAGCGGTAAACATATCGCCAAAGTCGATCTGTCAATTTGTAAAGCGGGCGGCGGCCAGGTGGAATATGCTCACATTCAGCTGGAAGATGTATTAGTGACATCGGCGCAATTCACCGGCGTAGACAACGGCGGCGAAGTCAACGTGGTTTATACCTTCCAGGCCAGCAAAGTGAAGCTTCAGTATTGGGAGCAAGCCTCACAGGGGAATAAAGGTGCTGAATCCACCGCAGGCTGGGATATTAAACAGAATAAAGAAGTATAA
- a CDS encoding GNAT family N-acetyltransferase, with translation MNINVTDQPNPQDEAFVIDSLWAHNDKTQPVDIHPLFLTVTDDRQRIVAGLVARTWWGGLEVQYLWVGDSHRNSGYGRQLMLQAEEEARKRGCHMAYVDTFDFQARGFYEKLGYRLYGELGGYAHRHTRHYLAKDL, from the coding sequence ATGAATATCAACGTGACCGACCAACCCAACCCGCAAGATGAAGCATTCGTTATCGACAGCCTCTGGGCTCATAACGATAAAACCCAGCCCGTCGACATTCATCCGCTATTTTTGACCGTTACCGATGACCGGCAGCGCATCGTCGCCGGCCTGGTCGCCCGCACCTGGTGGGGGGGCCTTGAAGTGCAATATCTCTGGGTTGGCGACTCACACCGCAACAGCGGCTATGGCCGCCAGCTGATGCTGCAGGCCGAAGAGGAAGCCCGCAAGCGAGGCTGCCATATGGCCTATGTCGACACCTTCGACTTTCAGGCCCGAGGCTTTTACGAAAAACTGGGTTACCGGCTATATGGCGAGCTGGGGGGCTATGCGCACCGGCATACGCGTCACTATCTGGCTAAAGACCTGTAA
- a CDS encoding helix-turn-helix transcriptional regulator: protein MDSSHKNNECYFKGLITMMEHLSEPWGIKDPQSRHLYMNRAAYLYTDTPLNFDVAGKFDHQFPADWAECAADFIEHDKMTEASRDRVTVIETHYWYGKDSLTPFISEKLPVYNDDKQVIGVIWNAKPMNSLSPLKYINQQKPSVLTTEVNNELFTRAELDVIFLMLQRFTVKEIAKIYNVSNKTIENRIYNIYQKANVHTQQQFEEFCKYANLDNYIPDRLIAKGIQFI, encoded by the coding sequence ATGGATTCCTCCCATAAAAATAATGAATGTTATTTTAAGGGCCTCATTACCATGATGGAGCACCTGAGCGAACCCTGGGGCATCAAAGACCCGCAGTCTCGCCACCTCTACATGAATCGGGCCGCCTACCTCTATACCGATACGCCGCTGAATTTTGACGTTGCCGGCAAGTTCGATCACCAATTTCCCGCCGACTGGGCAGAATGCGCCGCCGATTTTATCGAACATGACAAAATGACCGAGGCGTCGCGCGATCGGGTTACGGTGATAGAAACCCACTATTGGTACGGCAAAGACAGCCTGACGCCGTTTATCAGCGAAAAGCTGCCGGTCTACAACGATGACAAACAGGTGATCGGCGTGATCTGGAACGCCAAACCGATGAACAGCCTGTCGCCGCTGAAATACATCAATCAGCAAAAACCCAGCGTATTGACCACCGAAGTGAATAATGAATTATTCACCCGCGCCGAACTCGACGTTATATTTTTAATGCTGCAACGATTCACCGTTAAAGAGATCGCAAAGATATATAACGTCAGTAATAAGACCATAGAAAATCGGATATATAACATCTATCAAAAAGCCAATGTCCACACGCAGCAGCAATTTGAAGAGTTTTGCAAATACGCCAACCTGGACAATTATATTCCCGATCGCCTGATAGCCAAGGGCATCCAGTTTATTTAA
- a CDS encoding cytosine permease: MIKIEDYPLTRVPQDKRVSFLSVAIVHMGMLTALDQFMLGAVLGNSMTLGDAFSAIFIGSLIFGVVTYGLGLAGMREGISGSLLARWCGFGRLGSVLIGVVVAVSLLGWFGIQNAIFAKSLDFALGNRLGFGLAAGLSGTLLTILVAFGFKALRIAARIAVPMFIMLVAFISVTALSGHNLQEIIQLAPPGEPLTISAGITIVVGGAIVASLMTPDLTRYSKNGKHVLGVTIFTIVAGEFVVNGLAILIAKTLGTADVVTIMSQAAGGAGLLVVVFSTLRVNDLNLYSSSLGIVNAVEGITGKRLKYTYTTLAIGILGTTLSVLGILDRFVDFLTVLGVVFPPIIGIMLVDYYLLRSHRKVLDDSRRAGQLPDQTPTIGWAAIVASIIGGVVGLVTEWGVPTINSLLAASLLYWAFKLAFSRAQKPAATL, encoded by the coding sequence GTGATTAAGATTGAAGATTATCCGCTCACCCGGGTGCCGCAGGATAAAAGAGTGTCATTTTTAAGCGTGGCCATCGTGCATATGGGCATGCTGACCGCCCTCGATCAGTTTATGCTCGGCGCGGTGCTCGGCAACTCCATGACGCTGGGCGACGCCTTCAGCGCCATTTTCATCGGCAGCCTGATATTTGGCGTGGTGACCTACGGCCTGGGTCTGGCCGGCATGCGCGAGGGGATTTCCGGCAGCCTGCTGGCGCGCTGGTGCGGCTTCGGTCGCCTGGGGTCGGTGTTGATCGGGGTGGTGGTGGCCGTCAGCCTGCTGGGCTGGTTCGGTATCCAGAACGCCATCTTCGCCAAATCGCTCGACTTCGCCCTCGGCAACCGGCTGGGTTTCGGCCTGGCCGCCGGCCTGTCCGGCACCCTGTTGACCATCCTGGTGGCGTTCGGCTTCAAGGCGCTGCGCATCGCCGCGCGCATCGCGGTGCCGATGTTCATCATGCTGGTGGCCTTTATCTCCGTCACCGCGCTGTCCGGCCATAATCTGCAGGAAATCATTCAGTTGGCACCGCCGGGGGAACCGCTGACCATCAGCGCCGGCATCACCATCGTGGTGGGCGGCGCCATCGTCGCCAGCCTGATGACGCCCGATCTGACGCGCTATTCGAAAAACGGCAAGCACGTGCTCGGCGTGACGATCTTCACCATCGTCGCCGGCGAGTTCGTGGTCAACGGCCTGGCGATCCTGATCGCCAAAACGCTGGGCACCGCCGACGTGGTGACCATCATGTCACAGGCCGCCGGCGGCGCCGGCCTGCTGGTGGTGGTGTTCTCCACCCTGCGGGTTAACGATCTCAACCTCTATTCTTCGTCGCTCGGCATCGTCAACGCGGTGGAAGGCATCACCGGCAAGAGGCTGAAATACACCTACACCACGCTGGCGATCGGCATTCTGGGCACCACGCTGTCGGTGTTGGGCATTCTGGATCGCTTCGTGGATTTCCTGACGGTGCTCGGCGTCGTGTTCCCACCGATTATCGGCATCATGCTGGTGGACTATTACCTGCTGCGCAGCCACCGCAAAGTCCTGGATGACAGCCGCCGCGCCGGCCAGCTACCGGACCAAACCCCGACCATCGGCTGGGCGGCGATCGTCGCCAGCATCATCGGCGGCGTGGTCGGGCTGGTGACCGAATGGGGCGTGCCGACCATCAACTCGCTGCTGGCCGCCAGCCTGCTCTACTGGGCGTTCAAGCTGGCGTTCAGCCGGGCGCAAAAGCCGGCCGCCACGCTCTGA
- a CDS encoding helix-turn-helix domain-containing protein has product MKTTNAQRKINIIKNIEYLMRTRGETKASFSNRSGLTRTTIYKILDGRVNNVQQATVNRISDFFGVSCEEIEDYDLEKLELLNETLSTEGNKNPSAIPVIPQSAYLAVAQRKIGQLVTEFPLTYFFGDESNMLAMKIETEIKGSFIPGEIIIIKRPPVLVCDSPLLYHSGKNGFFVVNDKEYSGMDKFPQDTVQFLGYIVGERL; this is encoded by the coding sequence ATGAAGACCACCAACGCACAGCGCAAAATCAACATCATCAAGAATATCGAATATCTGATGCGCACCCGGGGTGAGACCAAGGCTTCCTTCTCTAATCGCAGCGGCCTGACCCGCACCACCATCTATAAAATTCTCGACGGCCGGGTCAACAACGTACAGCAGGCCACCGTCAACCGAATTTCAGACTTCTTCGGCGTTTCCTGCGAAGAGATCGAAGACTACGATCTGGAAAAGCTGGAGCTGCTCAACGAAACGCTGTCGACCGAAGGCAATAAAAATCCCTCCGCCATTCCGGTGATCCCGCAGTCCGCCTATTTAGCCGTGGCGCAGCGCAAGATCGGGCAGCTGGTGACAGAGTTTCCTTTGACTTATTTTTTCGGCGATGAGTCGAATATGTTGGCAATGAAAATAGAGACCGAAATTAAAGGTTCATTTATTCCTGGCGAGATCATTATTATCAAACGCCCGCCGGTGCTGGTTTGCGATTCTCCTTTATTGTATCACTCGGGAAAAAACGGCTTCTTTGTGGTTAACGACAAAGAATATAGCGGCATGGATAAATTCCCTCAGGATACCGTGCAATTCCTGGGTTATATCGTTGGAGAAAGGCTATAA
- a CDS encoding queuosine precursor transporter — MEPNQKFKLLGFTRHGTIAANVMVLATGKTITMGLNELADSEISEDLSRHELQALYRKLYGNNQQQTAYELSDRHERSWYAYLIITVALSVIYIFSTLCGVKPVQIPVLNLITPPAIFIYPLTFILVDILNEFYGLRLARRTIIISFMANLIFVLGVWVTTLVPAIPQWEYSETYNGIVHSIMAVLVASSAAYLISENVNSYLLCKIKELTNSRYLFVRVITSTVVASAIDSVVFCTLAFYNVLSWDIIKTMILSQFMIKVVYALVGVGPIYAARSLFNRYINTDLARSNEYAYQKTR; from the coding sequence ATGGAACCTAATCAAAAGTTCAAGCTGTTGGGCTTTACCCGGCATGGCACCATCGCGGCCAATGTCATGGTACTGGCCACCGGCAAAACCATCACCATGGGGCTGAACGAACTGGCCGACAGTGAAATATCGGAAGATCTGAGCCGGCATGAGCTGCAGGCGCTGTACCGCAAACTCTACGGCAACAATCAGCAGCAAACCGCCTATGAGCTGAGCGATCGCCATGAACGCTCCTGGTACGCTTACCTGATCATTACCGTGGCGCTCAGCGTGATTTATATCTTCTCCACCCTGTGCGGCGTCAAACCGGTGCAAATTCCGGTGCTGAACCTCATCACGCCCCCGGCCATTTTCATTTACCCGCTCACGTTCATCCTGGTGGATATCCTGAACGAGTTTTATGGGCTGCGGCTGGCCAGGCGCACCATTATCATCTCGTTTATGGCCAACCTGATCTTCGTGCTGGGCGTCTGGGTCACCACGCTGGTGCCGGCCATTCCGCAGTGGGAATACAGCGAAACCTATAACGGCATCGTGCACAGCATCATGGCGGTGCTGGTGGCGTCATCCGCCGCCTATTTGATCTCCGAGAACGTCAATTCCTACCTGCTGTGCAAAATCAAGGAACTGACCAATTCCCGTTACCTGTTCGTGCGGGTGATCACCAGCACCGTGGTGGCTTCGGCCATCGACAGCGTGGTGTTCTGCACCCTGGCGTTCTACAACGTCCTGAGCTGGGACATCATCAAAACCATGATCCTGTCGCAGTTCATGATCAAAGTGGTCTACGCGCTGGTGGGCGTGGGGCCGATTTACGCCGCCCGCAGCCTGTTTAACCGCTATATCAATACCGATCTCGCAAGGAGCAACGAATATGCATATCAAAAAACAAGATAA
- the queF gene encoding NADPH-dependent 7-cyano-7-deazaguanine reductase QueF (Catalyzes the NADPH-dependent reduction of 7-cyano-7-deazaguanine (preQ0) to 7-aminomethyl-7-deazaguanine (preQ1) in queuosine biosynthesis) has translation MHIKKQDKITHLGANSDYPDQYAPELLEALPRARGRDLIGVDENNLPFGGFDLWTAFELSWLNAKGKPVVGIGEFTLPHSSTNLIESKSFKLYLNSFNQTRFDSVEQVSAAMRQDLSQAANGQVGVKLYPGLDGYSAQIDRLPGVNIDDLDIAVDDFAFKPEYLDGAAADQGEWVTETLSSNLLKSNCLVTNQPDWGSVVIHYEGRKIDRERLLRYLISFRQHNEFHEQCVERIFNDLKQSCRPEKLSVFARYTRRGGLDINPFRSDFETAPTLGRLIRQ, from the coding sequence ATGCATATCAAAAAACAAGATAAAATCACCCATCTTGGCGCCAACTCCGATTATCCGGATCAATATGCTCCCGAGTTGCTCGAAGCCTTGCCGCGCGCGCGCGGCCGGGATCTGATCGGCGTGGATGAAAATAACCTGCCGTTCGGCGGTTTCGATCTGTGGACCGCCTTCGAACTTTCCTGGCTCAACGCCAAGGGCAAGCCGGTGGTGGGCATTGGCGAATTCACCCTGCCTCACTCCTCCACCAACCTGATCGAATCCAAATCGTTCAAGCTGTACCTCAACAGTTTTAACCAGACGCGCTTCGACAGCGTGGAGCAGGTCAGCGCCGCGATGCGCCAAGACCTGTCGCAGGCGGCCAACGGCCAGGTCGGGGTTAAGCTCTATCCCGGGCTGGACGGCTACTCAGCGCAGATCGACCGCCTGCCGGGCGTGAATATCGACGATTTGGACATCGCCGTGGACGACTTCGCCTTCAAACCGGAATATCTGGATGGCGCAGCCGCCGACCAGGGGGAATGGGTCACGGAAACCCTGTCCTCCAACCTGTTGAAATCCAACTGTCTGGTCACCAATCAGCCGGACTGGGGCAGCGTGGTCATTCATTACGAAGGCAGAAAAATCGATCGCGAGCGCCTGCTGCGTTATCTGATCTCTTTCCGCCAGCATAACGAGTTCCACGAGCAGTGCGTCGAACGCATTTTCAACGACCTCAAGCAAAGCTGCCGGCCGGAAAAGCTCAGCGTCTTCGCACGCTACACCCGCCGCGGCGGCCTGGACATCAACCCGTTCCGCAGCGACTTCGAAACGGCGCCCACCCTCGGCCGCCTGATCAGACAGTAA
- a CDS encoding phosphocholine-specific phospholipase C, producing the protein MPDFSRREILRAAAIGSAFSLLPASIRKALAIPANNRTGTLRDVEHVVILMQENRSFDHYFGTLPGVRGFSDRFTIPLPGDRAVWLQQGADRLVLPYHLNGKRGNAQRVTGTPHSWVDEQAAWDHGRMSAWPTHKTPTSMGYYRQPELPFQFALANAFTLCDAYHCSIHAGTNTNRLFHWTGTNGPSAADVAVVVNEWDSAGPADIGYQWKTYPERLEASGVSWKVYQFLPDNFTDNPLAGFRQYRAASIKVGNPAWPPKDFTAFMPYSDALNEAAPLYKGNGNTLPAASGNDPDAMLAGFRADVRQGKLPQVSWIIAPAAYSEHPDPSSPVQGGWFTQEILNALTEQPEVWSKTVLLVNYDENDGFFDHMPSPSAPSLREDGSFAGKSTVPFESEIFQHPAPPGSQDQPPPDGRIYGPGPRVPMLVLSPWSRGGWVNSQVFDHTSVLQFLEKRFQVHEPNISAWRRAVCGDLTSAFNFVDPNGEPLPGLPFTSRHAADGLRLRQEKLPQVPLPPPDSRRLPHQARLARPSRALPYRLHVEATAYPAMQWLTLNLLNSGEQGAVFHVYDSLDLQQIPRRYTVEAGKAVSDNWSTADKYHLWLLGPNGFHRTLRGSLSQPQPEVRLSPAATSLQLLLSNPAAEAITVTVDRCPYTRQGPWQIELPAGGSHRQTFDARGSGGWYDLSLHAPGGWLRRLAGRLENGAHSISDPLMGKE; encoded by the coding sequence ATGCCTGATTTTTCACGCAGGGAAATACTGCGGGCTGCCGCCATCGGATCGGCGTTTTCATTGCTGCCCGCCTCGATTCGCAAAGCGCTGGCCATTCCCGCCAATAACCGCACCGGCACCCTCAGGGATGTTGAGCACGTCGTGATCCTGATGCAGGAAAACCGCTCATTCGATCACTACTTCGGCACGCTGCCCGGCGTGCGCGGCTTCAGCGATCGCTTTACCATCCCGTTGCCCGGCGATCGCGCCGTCTGGCTGCAGCAGGGGGCCGATCGGCTGGTGCTGCCCTACCATCTGAACGGCAAACGCGGCAACGCACAGCGCGTCACCGGCACGCCGCACTCGTGGGTGGATGAGCAGGCGGCCTGGGACCACGGCCGGATGAGCGCCTGGCCCACCCACAAGACGCCGACCTCGATGGGCTATTACCGCCAGCCAGAGCTGCCGTTCCAGTTCGCTCTGGCCAACGCCTTCACCCTGTGCGACGCCTACCACTGTTCAATTCACGCCGGCACCAACACCAACCGCCTGTTCCACTGGACCGGCACCAACGGCCCGTCCGCCGCCGACGTCGCGGTGGTGGTCAACGAATGGGACAGCGCCGGCCCGGCGGACATCGGCTATCAGTGGAAAACCTATCCGGAACGCCTGGAAGCGAGCGGCGTCAGCTGGAAGGTCTATCAGTTTCTGCCGGACAACTTCACCGACAACCCGCTGGCGGGCTTTCGCCAGTACCGCGCCGCCAGCATCAAGGTCGGCAACCCGGCGTGGCCGCCGAAGGATTTCACCGCCTTCATGCCCTATAGCGATGCGCTTAACGAAGCGGCGCCGCTGTACAAGGGCAACGGCAATACCCTGCCGGCGGCGAGCGGCAACGATCCGGACGCGATGCTGGCCGGATTCCGCGCCGACGTGCGCCAGGGCAAACTGCCGCAGGTCAGCTGGATCATCGCGCCGGCGGCGTACTCCGAGCACCCCGATCCCTCCAGCCCGGTGCAGGGCGGTTGGTTCACCCAGGAGATCCTCAATGCGCTGACCGAACAGCCCGAGGTGTGGAGCAAAACCGTGTTGCTGGTGAACTACGACGAAAACGACGGTTTCTTCGACCATATGCCCTCGCCCTCTGCCCCTTCGCTGCGCGAGGACGGCAGCTTCGCCGGCAAATCGACGGTGCCGTTCGAAAGCGAAATCTTCCAGCACCCGGCGCCGCCGGGCTCGCAGGATCAGCCGCCGCCGGACGGGCGCATTTACGGCCCCGGGCCGCGGGTGCCGATGCTGGTGCTGTCGCCCTGGAGCCGCGGCGGCTGGGTCAATTCGCAGGTGTTCGATCACACCTCGGTGCTGCAATTTCTGGAGAAACGCTTTCAGGTGCACGAGCCGAACATCAGCGCCTGGCGGCGCGCGGTGTGCGGCGATCTCACCTCGGCGTTCAATTTTGTCGATCCGAACGGCGAGCCCTTGCCCGGCTTGCCGTTCACCAGCCGTCACGCCGCCGATGGCCTGCGCCTGCGCCAGGAAAAACTGCCTCAGGTGCCGCTGCCGCCGCCGGACAGCCGGCGGCTGCCGCACCAGGCCCGCCTGGCGCGCCCTTCGCGCGCGCTGCCCTACCGGCTGCACGTCGAGGCTACCGCCTACCCGGCGATGCAATGGCTGACGCTGAACTTGCTCAATAGCGGCGAACAGGGCGCGGTGTTTCACGTCTACGACTCGCTGGACCTGCAGCAGATCCCGCGTCGCTACACCGTCGAGGCCGGCAAGGCGGTCAGCGATAACTGGTCGACGGCGGATAAATACCATCTGTGGCTGCTCGGCCCCAACGGCTTCCACCGCACGCTGCGCGGCAGCCTAAGCCAACCGCAGCCGGAGGTGCGCCTGAGCCCGGCCGCGACCAGCCTGCAGCTGCTGCTGAGCAACCCGGCCGCCGAAGCGATAACGGTCACCGTAGACCGCTGCCCGTACACCCGGCAAGGCCCCTGGCAAATCGAACTGCCGGCGGGGGGCAGCCATCGCCAAACCTTTGACGCCCGGGGCAGCGGCGGTTGGTACGACCTTTCGCTGCATGCGCCGGGCGGTTGGCTGCGCCGGCTGGCGGGCCGTCTGGAGAACGGCGCGCACAGCATCAGCGATCCGCTGATGGGCAAGGAATAA
- a CDS encoding ABC transporter substrate-binding protein, which translates to MPAVLIAHARRWLAACALLLACAAQAAPIVVTDVAGRQVTLPQPAKRVILADARALLALNILHPQEPLKNIIAWDNSLKVKAPDLVAAYAKKVPQVMQIPTFDNPYTSDFSVESAVVRKPDLIIFDIGLLTKLKDSGVLSQLEKIGIPVLIIDFRQQPLTNTVASMRLLGQVFDERQNADAFIRLYQQRLALVRQRVATLKPEQRPSVFIERSAGIKGEQCCNTFGKGSFGQFIDTAGGNNIGSTLFPDMGGEVNVEQVIGSNPDFYLLTGADWSRGHRGTLAVPLGYATDLATSHRKLAVLMNRTGLNVLKAVKEKRVMAIYHQFYDTPLNFIAVEAIAKFLHPDLFKDVDPQADIEMVHQKFTALDYSGVFWITPQ; encoded by the coding sequence ATGCCCGCTGTTCTCATTGCCCACGCCCGCCGCTGGCTGGCCGCCTGCGCCCTGCTGCTGGCCTGCGCCGCTCAGGCCGCGCCGATCGTCGTCACCGACGTCGCCGGCCGCCAGGTCACCCTGCCGCAACCGGCCAAACGGGTGATCCTGGCCGACGCCCGCGCGCTGCTGGCGCTCAACATCCTGCATCCGCAGGAACCGCTGAAAAACATCATCGCCTGGGATAACTCGCTGAAGGTGAAAGCGCCGGACCTGGTGGCGGCCTACGCGAAGAAGGTGCCGCAGGTGATGCAGATCCCGACCTTCGACAATCCTTACACCAGCGATTTCAGCGTAGAAAGCGCCGTGGTGCGCAAGCCGGACCTGATCATTTTCGACATCGGGCTGCTGACCAAGCTGAAAGACAGCGGCGTACTGAGCCAGCTGGAAAAAATCGGCATCCCGGTGCTGATTATCGATTTCCGCCAGCAGCCGTTGACCAACACCGTCGCCAGCATGCGGCTGTTGGGCCAGGTATTTGACGAACGGCAAAATGCCGACGCCTTTATCCGGCTTTATCAGCAACGGCTCGCGCTGGTGCGCCAGCGGGTGGCCACGCTGAAGCCGGAGCAACGCCCCAGCGTGTTTATCGAGCGCAGCGCCGGCATTAAAGGCGAACAGTGCTGCAACACCTTCGGCAAGGGCAGCTTCGGGCAATTTATCGATACCGCCGGCGGCAACAATATCGGCAGCACGCTGTTCCCGGACATGGGCGGCGAAGTGAACGTCGAACAGGTGATCGGCAGCAACCCGGACTTCTACCTGCTGACCGGCGCCGACTGGAGCCGCGGCCATCGCGGCACGCTGGCGGTGCCGCTGGGTTACGCCACCGATCTGGCCACCAGCCACCGAAAGCTGGCGGTGCTGATGAACCGCACCGGCCTTAACGTATTGAAAGCGGTAAAAGAGAAGCGCGTGATGGCGATTTATCATCAGTTTTACGACACCCCGCTGAATTTTATTGCGGTAGAGGCGATCGCCAAATTCCTGCACCCGGACTTATTTAAAGACGTTGATCCGCAAGCGGATATTGAAATGGTCCACCAGAAATTCACCGCGCTGGATTACAGCGGCGTATTCTGGATCACCCCGCAGTAA